A section of the Stenotrophomonas acidaminiphila genome encodes:
- a CDS encoding DNA protecting protein DprA, producing the protein MPAFPDPAGACADEAQALLALVLAGGSARPLRDLLDHCGSARHALAAGRPAWQAVGLDRQQAQALVAPAPARMAQARRWLEHPRHHLLGWGDEDYPPLLRRCPNPPLALFVDGDPACLWQPAIAIVGSRNPSAGGCDNAYAFARELSAGGLAIGSGLAAGIDAAAHRAALDAGGATFAVIGTGPDLAYPRRHAPLQEQVAATGAVVSEYPPGTPPRNGQFPARNRLLAALCLGTVVVEAAARSGALITARLAAEAGREVFAVPGSIGNAMACGCHRLIRDGAILVTQPADIVEGVANLAGELAGALQNRLLTPIPEAPGSPCPAPTPPDPDYQCLWNALGYDPTGMDSLIRRTGLTASRLSSMLLVMELEGKVSSAYGCYTRT; encoded by the coding sequence ATGCCCGCCTTTCCCGACCCTGCCGGCGCGTGCGCAGACGAAGCCCAGGCGCTGCTGGCGCTGGTGCTGGCCGGCGGCAGCGCCCGGCCGCTGCGTGATCTGCTCGACCACTGCGGCAGCGCACGCCACGCGCTGGCTGCCGGGCGCCCCGCGTGGCAGGCCGTCGGCCTGGACCGGCAGCAGGCGCAGGCGCTGGTCGCGCCGGCACCGGCGCGCATGGCGCAGGCACGTCGCTGGCTGGAGCATCCGCGCCACCACCTGCTCGGCTGGGGCGATGAGGACTACCCGCCCCTGCTGCGGCGTTGCCCGAATCCCCCGCTGGCCCTGTTCGTCGATGGCGACCCGGCCTGCCTGTGGCAGCCGGCCATCGCCATCGTCGGCAGCCGCAATCCCAGCGCAGGGGGCTGCGACAACGCCTACGCGTTCGCGCGCGAACTGTCGGCGGGCGGGCTGGCGATCGGCAGCGGCCTGGCCGCCGGCATCGACGCCGCCGCCCACCGTGCCGCGCTGGATGCCGGCGGTGCCACGTTCGCGGTGATCGGCACCGGCCCGGACCTGGCGTACCCACGCCGCCATGCCCCGCTCCAGGAGCAGGTCGCCGCGACCGGCGCGGTGGTCAGCGAGTACCCGCCCGGCACGCCACCGCGCAACGGCCAGTTTCCCGCCCGCAACCGGCTGCTCGCCGCGCTGTGCCTGGGCACGGTGGTGGTCGAAGCCGCCGCGCGCTCCGGCGCGCTGATCACCGCGCGGCTGGCGGCCGAAGCCGGTCGTGAAGTGTTCGCGGTGCCCGGATCGATCGGCAACGCCATGGCGTGCGGCTGCCATCGCCTGATACGCGACGGTGCAATCCTGGTGACACAACCGGCGGACATTGTGGAAGGCGTGGCCAATCTGGCCGGCGAACTGGCGGGCGCCTTGCAAAACCGGTTACTGACCCCCATCCCTGAGGCCCCGGGCAGCCCTTGCCCGGCCCCCACCCCACCGGATCCGGACTACCAGTGCTTGTGGAATGCGCTGGGTTACGACCCAACCGGTATGGATTCGTTGATCAGGCGCACTGGATTGACGGCCAGCAGGCTGTCATCCATGCTGCTGGTCATGGAACTGGAAGGGAAGGTGTCGTCCGCATACGGCTGCTACACCCGCACCTGA
- a CDS encoding peptidoglycan-binding protein LysM encodes MLKQIRTVAAVALLTVTTYAVAVETGATHPDTYVVRKGDTLWDIAARFLKKPWLWPEIWQANPQVKNPHLIYPGDVLSLAYLDRVTPQGSIQPGKRDEAPINAIPLAQVEPFLKNLTVMDSFKQLPYVVGLEDNRMRASAGQQAYVRGLQGAQAGQRYAVLRPTVRYGQPKPSDDLDERGNVTPFTGDLWRSYVASSDRHELLGYELAQVATGTVTRVGNGEHETSTLLLQASGREVRAGDRLVPVQASPYDLQFVPHAPSAAVADGHLRVLAVADALTSGGPRDVIAISGGARDGIDNGTVFSVWRSGRHVTDRVTGMATSRTDDGLKPGAGRVSLPAEYAAHAMVFRTFDRVSYALVMEGTKPARVGYELKHPDAQ; translated from the coding sequence ATGCTGAAACAAATACGTACGGTCGCCGCCGTCGCGTTGCTGACCGTTACGACCTATGCCGTGGCGGTCGAGACGGGCGCCACCCATCCGGACACCTACGTGGTGCGCAAGGGCGACACGCTCTGGGACATCGCCGCCCGTTTCCTGAAGAAGCCGTGGCTTTGGCCGGAAATCTGGCAGGCCAACCCGCAGGTCAAGAATCCGCACCTGATCTACCCGGGCGACGTGCTGAGCCTGGCCTATCTGGACCGGGTGACGCCGCAGGGCAGCATCCAGCCGGGCAAGCGCGACGAAGCGCCGATCAATGCGATCCCGCTGGCGCAGGTTGAACCGTTCCTGAAGAACCTGACCGTCATGGACAGCTTCAAGCAGCTGCCCTACGTGGTCGGCCTGGAAGACAACCGCATGCGCGCCAGCGCCGGGCAGCAGGCCTATGTGCGCGGCCTGCAGGGCGCACAGGCCGGCCAGCGCTATGCCGTGCTGCGGCCCACGGTGCGGTACGGCCAGCCCAAGCCCAGCGACGACCTGGACGAGCGCGGCAACGTGACCCCGTTCACCGGCGACCTGTGGCGGAGCTACGTGGCCAGCAGCGACCGCCACGAACTGCTGGGCTACGAGCTGGCCCAGGTCGCCACCGGCACGGTCACCCGCGTCGGCAACGGCGAGCACGAGACCAGCACCCTGCTGCTGCAGGCCAGCGGCCGCGAAGTGCGCGCCGGCGACCGCCTGGTCCCGGTGCAGGCCAGCCCCTACGACCTGCAGTTCGTGCCGCACGCCCCCAGCGCGGCGGTCGCGGACGGCCACCTGCGCGTCCTGGCCGTGGCCGACGCCCTCACCTCGGGCGGTCCGCGCGACGTCATCGCCATTTCCGGCGGCGCCCGCGACGGCATCGACAACGGCACCGTGTTCTCGGTCTGGCGCAGCGGCCGCCATGTCACCGACCGCGTGACCGGCATGGCCACGTCGCGCACCGACGACGGGCTCAAGCCCGGTGCTGGCCGCGTGTCGCTGCCGGCCGAGTATGCGGCGCACGCCATGGTGTTCCGCACCTTCGACCGGGTCAGCTATGCGCTGGTGATGGAAGGCACCAAGCCGGCGCGCGTGGGTTACGAGCTCAAGCATCCGGACGCGCAGTAG
- a CDS encoding peptide deformylase, protein MALLPILEFPDPRLRTKAVPVDPAEVTTPAFQQLLDDMFQTMYDAPGIGLAASQVDVHKRFMVIDVSEEHDAPQVFINPQIASASEGGRVYQEGCLSVPGIYADVTRADSIVVRFLDREGKAQELAADGLLATCIQHEMDHLDGKLFIDYLSPLKREMVRKKLAKQRKHVA, encoded by the coding sequence ATGGCCCTCCTGCCCATTCTCGAATTCCCCGACCCGCGGCTGCGCACCAAGGCGGTCCCGGTCGACCCTGCCGAAGTGACCACCCCGGCGTTCCAGCAGCTGCTCGACGACATGTTCCAGACCATGTACGACGCCCCCGGCATCGGCCTGGCCGCCAGCCAGGTGGACGTGCACAAGCGTTTCATGGTGATCGACGTCAGCGAGGAGCACGACGCGCCGCAGGTGTTCATCAACCCGCAGATCGCCAGCGCCAGCGAAGGCGGCCGGGTCTACCAGGAAGGCTGCCTGTCGGTGCCCGGCATCTATGCCGACGTGACCCGTGCCGACAGCATCGTGGTGCGTTTCCTCGACCGCGAGGGCAAGGCGCAGGAACTGGCGGCCGATGGCCTGCTGGCCACCTGCATCCAGCACGAGATGGACCACCTGGACGGCAAGCTGTTCATCGATTACCTCTCGCCGCTCAAGCGCGAAATGGTGCGCAAGAAGCTGGCCAAACAGCGCAAGCACGTCGCCTGA
- a CDS encoding methionyl-tRNA formyltransferase, whose product MRIVFAGTPEFAVASLGAAARHHEVVAVYTQPDRPAGRGRGLMPSPVKLDAIARGIPVFQPESLKTPEAQQQLRDLQPDLMVVVAYGLILPRAVLAIPTHGCWNVHASLLPRWRGAAPIQRAIEAGDSETGVCLMQMEAGLDTGPVLLRQHTAIADTDTGGLLHDRLAEMGARVLSDGLGLLRAGLKPVAQPQPEAGVTYAHKLDKAEARLDWSQDAAALARRVRAFNPWPVAEAMLAGERVRIHGAVAIDDNRGKAPGTVIGASREGIDIACGQGALRLRVVQREGGKAITAADYLNARRDLPVEG is encoded by the coding sequence ATGAGAATCGTTTTTGCCGGTACGCCGGAGTTCGCCGTCGCCTCGCTCGGCGCGGCCGCGCGCCACCACGAGGTGGTCGCGGTCTACACCCAGCCCGATCGCCCGGCCGGCCGCGGCCGTGGGCTGATGCCGTCGCCGGTCAAGCTCGATGCCATCGCCCGCGGCATTCCGGTGTTCCAGCCGGAGAGCCTGAAGACCCCCGAGGCCCAGCAGCAACTGCGCGACCTGCAGCCGGACCTGATGGTCGTGGTCGCCTACGGCCTGATCCTGCCCAGGGCGGTGCTCGCCATCCCCACCCATGGTTGCTGGAACGTGCACGCCTCGCTGCTGCCGCGCTGGCGTGGCGCGGCGCCGATCCAGCGGGCGATCGAGGCTGGCGACAGCGAGACCGGGGTCTGCCTGATGCAGATGGAAGCCGGGCTGGATACCGGGCCGGTGCTGTTGCGCCAGCACACCGCCATCGCCGACACCGATACCGGCGGCCTGCTGCACGACCGCCTGGCCGAGATGGGCGCGCGGGTGCTGTCCGATGGCCTGGGGCTGCTGCGCGCGGGCCTCAAGCCGGTGGCGCAGCCGCAGCCCGAGGCCGGGGTCACCTATGCGCACAAGCTCGACAAGGCCGAGGCGCGGCTGGACTGGAGCCAGGACGCCGCGGCGCTGGCGCGGCGGGTGCGCGCCTTCAACCCGTGGCCGGTGGCCGAGGCCATGCTGGCCGGCGAGCGCGTGCGCATCCACGGCGCGGTGGCCATCGACGACAACCGCGGCAAGGCGCCAGGCACGGTGATCGGCGCCTCCCGCGAGGGCATCGACATCGCCTGCGGCCAGGGTGCCCTGCGCCTGCGCGTGGTGCAGCGCGAGGGCGGCAAGGCGATCACCGCCGCCGACTACCTCAATGCCCGCCGCGACCTGCCGGTGGAGGGCTGA
- a CDS encoding 16S rRNA (cytosine(967)-C(5))-methyltransferase, which produces MVVSASGPWKGGVAQQPGVQTRVLAAKVLAAVAGRGRSLKAELAAMLPQLDDGRDRALLEAICFAALRRHALYEQALRQWLQKPLGARDADLKGLLLAGFAQLDALQLPAHAALSATVDAARALGRERQAGLVNAVLRRAQREGFPEVRAEDAWPVWLQEHVRRDWPAQAEAVFAASLRPAPLWLRVNRQRHARDAYLALLHEAGIEAEGSALAADAIRLPVAVPVASLPGFGEGAVSVQDLSAQQVADALAPARGARVLDACAAPGGKAAHLLERDPGLRLLALDVDARRLQRIRETFNRTGVGASAQVRAADAADCAAWWDGEPFDAVLLDAPCSATGVVRRQPDVLLHRRPADIDALVAQQARLLDALWPVVAPGGVLVYATCSILRRENQQQIASFLARTADARIDALPDAFGHGDAGTRQRLPGEQDGDGFFHARLLKRG; this is translated from the coding sequence ATGGTGGTTTCGGCATCCGGGCCGTGGAAGGGCGGCGTCGCGCAACAACCGGGCGTGCAGACGCGCGTGCTGGCGGCCAAGGTGCTGGCGGCGGTGGCCGGCCGCGGCCGTTCGTTGAAGGCCGAGCTGGCGGCAATGCTGCCGCAGCTGGACGATGGCCGTGACCGCGCCCTGCTGGAGGCGATCTGTTTCGCCGCGCTGCGTCGCCACGCCCTCTACGAACAGGCGCTGCGGCAATGGCTGCAGAAGCCCCTGGGCGCGCGCGATGCCGACCTGAAGGGGCTGCTGCTGGCCGGCTTCGCGCAGCTCGATGCGTTGCAGCTGCCGGCCCATGCGGCGCTGTCGGCCACGGTGGACGCGGCGCGCGCGCTCGGACGCGAGCGCCAGGCCGGGCTGGTCAACGCGGTGCTGCGCCGGGCGCAACGTGAAGGTTTCCCCGAGGTCCGTGCCGAGGACGCATGGCCGGTCTGGCTGCAGGAGCATGTGCGCCGCGACTGGCCGGCGCAGGCCGAGGCGGTGTTCGCCGCGAGCCTGCGGCCGGCGCCGCTGTGGCTGCGGGTCAACCGCCAGCGCCATGCGCGCGACGCCTATCTCGCCCTGTTGCACGAGGCCGGTATCGAAGCGGAAGGGTCGGCCCTGGCCGCCGACGCGATCCGCCTGCCGGTCGCGGTGCCGGTCGCCAGCCTGCCGGGTTTCGGCGAGGGCGCGGTGTCGGTGCAGGACCTGTCGGCGCAGCAGGTGGCCGACGCGCTGGCGCCCGCGCGCGGCGCGCGGGTACTGGACGCCTGCGCCGCCCCGGGTGGCAAGGCGGCGCACCTGCTGGAACGTGATCCCGGCCTGCGGCTGCTGGCGCTGGACGTGGACGCGCGGCGCCTGCAGCGCATCCGCGAGACCTTCAACCGTACCGGGGTCGGTGCGTCGGCGCAGGTGCGGGCGGCGGACGCGGCCGATTGCGCCGCATGGTGGGACGGCGAGCCGTTCGACGCGGTGCTGCTGGATGCCCCGTGTTCGGCCACCGGCGTGGTCCGTCGCCAGCCCGACGTGCTGCTGCACCGGCGCCCCGCCGACATCGACGCGCTGGTCGCCCAGCAGGCGCGGCTGCTCGATGCGCTGTGGCCGGTGGTGGCGCCCGGCGGCGTGCTGGTGTACGCCACCTGCTCGATCCTGCGTCGCGAGAACCAGCAGCAGATCGCGTCCTTCCTGGCGCGGACGGCCGATGCGCGCATCGACGCGCTGCCGGACGCGTTTGGCCATGGCGATGCCGGGACGCGGCAGCGCCTGCCCGGTGAACAGGATGGCGATGGCTTCTTCCATGCGCGGCTGCTGAAGCGCGGCTAG
- a CDS encoding glycosyl transferase family 2, whose amino-acid sequence MSTAATTFSVVITSYNYLPFVVEAVESALAQTRPAAQVIVVDDGSSDGSPALLQQRYGADPRVTLLFGENEGQLAAFQRGVAAASADVVCFLDADDRWKPRYLEQIGAVYDARRDVDFVFSDLQTFGIDNQDILYEDSKSPIDLGYTAISTYFFVTWYGAPTSALSLRRRWADTVLDLPPSFRKQWKLCADACLVHGASILGARKYYLPTGCVEYRTHGSNGWWATRQQPASLHLNGLRNYGIVRHYAWRSGLDDNCCVLSKTEYRTKPAPTRKERKRYASLALRGDAPWWKRYERAASILLGHRRGR is encoded by the coding sequence ATGAGCACCGCGGCCACCACATTCTCGGTCGTCATCACCAGCTACAACTACCTCCCGTTCGTGGTGGAGGCGGTGGAGAGCGCGCTTGCGCAGACGCGGCCGGCCGCGCAGGTCATCGTCGTCGACGATGGTTCCAGCGACGGCTCGCCGGCGCTGCTGCAGCAGCGCTACGGCGCCGATCCGCGGGTGACCCTGCTGTTCGGCGAGAACGAGGGGCAGCTGGCCGCGTTCCAGCGCGGCGTGGCCGCCGCCAGCGCCGACGTGGTCTGCTTCCTGGACGCCGACGACCGCTGGAAACCGCGGTACCTGGAGCAGATCGGCGCGGTCTACGACGCGCGGCGCGACGTCGACTTCGTGTTCAGCGACCTGCAGACCTTCGGCATCGACAACCAGGACATCCTGTACGAGGACAGCAAGAGCCCGATCGACCTGGGCTACACCGCGATCAGCACCTACTTCTTCGTCACCTGGTACGGCGCCCCGACCTCGGCGCTCTCGCTGCGCCGGCGCTGGGCGGACACCGTGCTGGACCTGCCACCCAGCTTCCGCAAACAGTGGAAGCTGTGCGCCGATGCCTGCCTGGTCCACGGCGCCAGCATCCTCGGCGCGCGCAAGTACTACCTGCCCACCGGCTGCGTCGAATACCGGACCCACGGCAGCAACGGCTGGTGGGCGACCCGCCAGCAGCCGGCATCGCTGCACCTCAACGGCCTGCGCAACTACGGGATCGTCCGCCACTACGCCTGGCGCAGCGGGCTGGACGACAACTGCTGCGTGCTGAGCAAAACCGAGTACCGCACCAAGCCCGCACCGACGCGCAAGGAACGCAAACGCTACGCGTCGCTGGCGCTGCGCGGCGATGCGCCGTGGTGGAAGCGCTACGAGCGCGCGGCCAGCATCCTGCTCGGCCACAGGCGCGGCCGCTGA
- a CDS encoding NAD-dependent dehydratase, with the protein MKRILVTGGAGFLGSHLCDRLVGNGHDVLCVDNFFTGNKRNVAHLLGNPGFELMRHDVTFPLYVEVDRIFNLACPASPVHYQHDPVQTTKTSVHGAINMLGLAKRLDARILQASTSEVYGDPEVHPQQEGYWGRVNPIGMRSCYDEGKRCAETLFFDYFRQHGLDIKVVRIFNTYGPRMHPSDGRVVSNFIVQALRGEDITIYGDGSQTRSFCYVDDLIEAMLRMMESERGFTGPVNIGNPGEFTMLELAEKVISLVGGRSRLVFQPLPEDDPRQRQPDIALARSSLDWEPKVALDDGLRETIAYFRQVLAA; encoded by the coding sequence ATGAAACGCATCCTGGTCACCGGCGGTGCCGGCTTCCTCGGTTCGCACCTGTGCGACCGGCTGGTCGGCAACGGCCACGACGTGCTCTGCGTCGACAATTTCTTCACCGGCAACAAGCGCAACGTCGCGCACCTGCTGGGCAACCCCGGCTTCGAGCTGATGCGCCACGACGTGACGTTCCCGCTCTACGTCGAGGTCGACCGCATCTTCAACCTCGCCTGCCCGGCCTCGCCGGTTCACTACCAGCACGACCCGGTGCAGACCACCAAGACCAGCGTGCACGGGGCGATCAACATGCTGGGCCTGGCCAAGCGCCTGGACGCACGCATCCTGCAGGCGTCCACCAGCGAGGTCTACGGCGACCCGGAAGTACACCCGCAGCAGGAAGGCTATTGGGGCCGGGTCAATCCGATCGGCATGCGCAGCTGCTACGACGAGGGCAAGCGCTGCGCCGAGACGCTGTTCTTCGACTACTTCCGCCAGCACGGGCTGGACATCAAGGTGGTGCGCATCTTCAACACCTACGGCCCGCGCATGCATCCCAGCGACGGCCGGGTGGTCAGCAACTTCATCGTGCAGGCGCTCAGGGGCGAGGACATCACCATCTACGGCGACGGCAGCCAGACCCGCAGCTTCTGCTACGTGGACGACCTGATCGAGGCCATGCTGCGCATGATGGAAAGCGAGCGCGGCTTCACCGGGCCGGTCAACATCGGCAACCCCGGTGAGTTCACCATGCTGGAACTGGCCGAAAAGGTGATCTCGCTGGTCGGCGGCCGCTCCAGGCTGGTGTTCCAGCCGCTGCCGGAGGACGACCCCAGGCAGCGCCAGCCGGACATCGCCCTGGCCCGGTCCAGCCTGGACTGGGAACCGAAAGTGGCACTGGACGACGGCCTCAGGGAGACCATCGCCTACTTCCGCCAGGTGCTGGCGGCATGA
- a CDS encoding polymerase produces the protein MLASAGLFLLPAAMVSTPFNVLPFALVLLFTSARGISDLWRVRTGVVGGLLLALALAALVSALVSSLHSVGMFRDEGYRTRFLAMPWVLLWVYALRPRQEMLWWGALFGLFATLAIAVYQVTHGWARAEAWTNAIVLADVTLVLMIVLVFCRPPGRWGWIALGMAAGGTVILLSGSRGVWPALLALLVAMALSIRRGSGRLRLAWLGGLLLVAATLVLAVPQLRELTRLSELHSDVQRIEAGDVDSSAGARLERLQVAWDTFREHPWTGVGIGRFDTAMQRLPECRLPQAVEARCHLGHAHNDVAEWGATQGIPGLLLLLCIYGLPLWIFIHLHRHSGIGGFRGPAAAGVMLVVAYLLCGVTQSMFAHQITVSTYATLVGVLAGLSLVTASARYRPQDGQRQAGQRQSGRRQPVQG, from the coding sequence ATGCTGGCATCGGCAGGACTGTTCCTGTTGCCGGCGGCCATGGTGAGCACGCCCTTCAACGTGCTGCCGTTTGCCCTGGTGCTGCTGTTCACCAGCGCCCGTGGGATCTCCGACCTGTGGCGCGTGCGCACCGGTGTCGTCGGCGGCCTGCTGCTGGCCCTGGCCCTGGCGGCGCTGGTCTCCGCACTGGTGTCGTCGTTGCATTCGGTGGGGATGTTCAGGGACGAGGGCTACCGTACCCGCTTCCTGGCCATGCCCTGGGTACTGCTCTGGGTGTACGCCTTGCGTCCCCGCCAGGAAATGTTGTGGTGGGGGGCGCTGTTCGGCCTGTTCGCGACCTTGGCCATCGCCGTTTACCAGGTGACCCATGGCTGGGCGCGAGCCGAGGCCTGGACCAACGCCATCGTGCTGGCCGACGTCACCCTGGTGCTGATGATCGTACTGGTGTTCTGCCGCCCGCCCGGGCGCTGGGGCTGGATCGCGCTGGGCATGGCGGCGGGCGGCACGGTGATCCTGCTCAGTGGCAGCCGGGGCGTATGGCCGGCGCTGCTTGCGCTGCTGGTGGCGATGGCGCTGTCGATCCGCCGTGGCAGCGGGCGCCTGCGCCTGGCCTGGCTGGGCGGGCTGCTGCTGGTCGCGGCAACCCTGGTGCTGGCGGTCCCGCAACTGCGCGAGCTGACCCGCCTGAGCGAGCTGCACAGCGACGTGCAGCGCATCGAGGCCGGGGATGTGGATTCGTCGGCCGGCGCACGCCTGGAGCGGCTGCAGGTGGCATGGGACACGTTCCGCGAGCACCCGTGGACGGGCGTGGGTATCGGCAGGTTCGATACCGCCATGCAGCGCCTGCCGGAGTGCCGCCTGCCGCAGGCGGTGGAGGCGCGCTGCCATCTGGGGCATGCGCACAACGACGTTGCCGAATGGGGCGCGACCCAGGGCATCCCGGGCCTGCTGTTGCTGCTGTGCATCTATGGCCTGCCGCTGTGGATCTTCATCCACCTGCACCGCCACAGCGGCATCGGTGGGTTCCGTGGCCCCGCCGCGGCCGGGGTGATGCTGGTGGTCGCCTACCTGCTATGTGGGGTCACCCAGTCGATGTTCGCCCACCAGATAACCGTGAGTACCTACGCCACCCTGGTGGGGGTACTGGCCGGCCTGTCGCTGGTGACGGCCTCCGCGCGCTACCGCCCGCAGGACGGGCAGCGCCAGGCCGGGCAGCGCCAGAGTGGGCGCCGGCAGCCCGTTCAGGGCTGA
- a CDS encoding lipopolysaccharide biosynthesis protein yields the protein MSSSTAPTERPRITACIIAFNEAARIGDCLASLAFCDEIVVVDSYSSDATVAIAEAAGARVLQRAFDGFRSQKAYCVEQARHDWVLCLDADERVSPELRHAIEQARDTGFNGAAGYRFARLSEYFGRFLRHGNAYPDRVLRLFDRRRGGWRGAREIHEAATVDGPVRTLRGDLVHYPYRSFEQQLAKTQRYARMMAEHEFARGKRATLGKLVLAPAWRFWRGWLLRGGFRDGWHGLVYAYVRANYVRQKTIMLWLLQNGRNVADPPRDQP from the coding sequence ATGTCCTCTTCGACCGCTCCCACCGAACGGCCTCGCATCACGGCCTGCATTATCGCGTTCAACGAAGCCGCACGCATCGGCGACTGCCTGGCCTCGCTGGCCTTCTGCGACGAGATCGTGGTGGTGGACTCATACTCCAGCGACGCCACCGTGGCCATCGCCGAAGCGGCGGGCGCACGGGTGCTGCAGCGCGCGTTCGACGGATTCCGCAGCCAGAAGGCGTACTGCGTGGAGCAGGCCCGCCACGACTGGGTGCTGTGCCTGGACGCCGACGAGCGGGTAAGCCCCGAACTGCGGCACGCCATCGAGCAGGCGCGCGACACCGGATTCAACGGCGCGGCCGGCTACCGGTTCGCCCGCCTGTCCGAATACTTCGGCCGGTTCCTGCGCCATGGCAACGCTTACCCCGACCGCGTGCTGCGCCTGTTCGACCGCCGCCGCGGCGGCTGGCGCGGCGCGCGCGAGATCCACGAGGCGGCCACTGTCGATGGCCCGGTGCGCACGCTGCGCGGCGACCTGGTCCACTACCCCTACCGCTCATTCGAGCAGCAGCTGGCCAAGACCCAGCGCTACGCACGGATGATGGCCGAGCACGAGTTCGCCCGCGGCAAGCGCGCTACCCTGGGCAAGCTGGTGCTGGCGCCGGCGTGGCGCTTCTGGCGCGGCTGGCTGCTGCGCGGCGGCTTCCGCGACGGCTGGCACGGCCTGGTGTACGCCTACGTGCGCGCCAACTACGTGCGGCAGAAGACCATCATGCTGTGGCTGCTGCAGAACGGCCGGAACGTGGCCGATCCGCCGCGCGATCAGCCCTGA
- a CDS encoding CDP-glycerol glycerophosphotransferase, which produces MAGYLLFATERYALPILAPLAQALHAGGHAVAAWFEGGAAGATLEGVPSIGLQQALAMRPRAVLSAANWVPPFVAGAKVQLFHGFNVQKREDARGHFRVRGLFDLYCTQGPVTTRPFQELATRERHFVVRETGWPKLDPLFRDDGGQAAALRAAAGDRAVVLFGSTFTERLSAAPHLYDSIAADIAAGGRYWLLTLHPKCAPEVFERYRALAGANARFIEPEQVMAAQRAADVLVSDTSSIVSEFVVQHKPVVTFRNRVPQPHMLDFDDPRQLPDMLARALSPEPALLAEIVRYADSIHPYRDGRSAERVIAATEDFIAGRLGTPGRKPLGALWRGLQIRRELGYWGPSRS; this is translated from the coding sequence ATGGCCGGATACCTGCTGTTTGCGACGGAGCGCTATGCGCTGCCTATTCTCGCGCCTCTGGCGCAGGCGTTGCACGCGGGCGGCCATGCGGTCGCGGCCTGGTTCGAGGGCGGTGCCGCCGGGGCGACCCTGGAGGGGGTGCCGTCGATCGGGCTGCAGCAGGCGCTGGCGATGCGGCCGCGCGCGGTGCTCAGCGCGGCCAACTGGGTGCCGCCGTTCGTGGCCGGGGCCAAGGTGCAGCTGTTCCATGGTTTCAACGTGCAGAAACGCGAGGATGCCCGCGGCCATTTCCGCGTGCGCGGCCTGTTCGACCTGTACTGCACGCAGGGACCGGTGACGACGCGGCCGTTCCAGGAGCTGGCCACGCGCGAGCGCCACTTCGTGGTGCGGGAAACCGGCTGGCCGAAACTCGACCCGCTGTTCCGCGATGATGGCGGGCAGGCCGCCGCCCTGCGCGCAGCGGCCGGCGACCGCGCGGTGGTGCTGTTCGGCTCCACCTTCACCGAGCGCCTCAGTGCCGCCCCGCACCTGTACGACAGCATCGCCGCCGACATCGCCGCGGGCGGTCGCTACTGGCTGCTGACCCTGCACCCCAAGTGCGCGCCGGAAGTGTTCGAGCGTTACCGCGCGCTGGCCGGCGCCAATGCCCGTTTCATCGAGCCCGAACAGGTCATGGCCGCGCAGCGCGCCGCCGACGTGCTGGTTTCGGATACGTCGTCGATCGTTTCGGAGTTCGTCGTCCAGCACAAGCCGGTGGTGACCTTCCGCAACCGCGTGCCGCAGCCGCACATGCTCGACTTCGACGATCCGCGGCAACTGCCGGACATGCTGGCGCGCGCACTGTCGCCGGAGCCGGCCTTGCTGGCCGAGATCGTCCGCTATGCCGATTCGATCCATCCGTATCGTGACGGGCGCTCGGCGGAGCGGGTGATCGCCGCCACCGAGGACTTCATCGCCGGCCGCCTCGGCACGCCCGGGCGCAAGCCACTGGGCGCGCTGTGGCGCGGCCTGCAGATCCGCCGCGAGCTGGGCTACTGGGGGCCGTCGCGGTCGTAG